The genomic region GCCGTGTCGCGCCGTTCGAGGTGGATGCGTTCGTGTTGCTGCCCGATCACCTGCACACGATGTGGACGCTGCCCGCGGGCGATGCGGACTTCTCCAAGCGGTGGATGCGGGTCAAACGGTCGTTCACGCGCGCGTGGGTGAGGGCCGGCGGGCAGGAGGGAGCCGTTAGCGCGTCCCGTCGCCACAACCGCCGGGGAATAAAGGGGTCGGGGAATAAAGGGGTCGGGAGTCGTTGTTGTCGACAATCAAAGACTCCCGACCCCTTTATCGACTGTTAAGCTCAGCAATCCACGCGATCGGGATGCAGTACAACGGAAGCCCGCAGAAACTGATCCAGAGCCACGGATTACCAGCGAGCACCGACCACCCGTCAGCCAGGCGAAAACCTAGTGCAAGGACAATCAACGGAAAACTGAGGCAGACCGCGACATACCAGATTGCCAGAAACCGCCCGGCCACCTTGAGCCGCTGAGAGATGCGTCGTCTGTGCTGCATAACGGATCTGCCGTTCACTGGCCGCGGCCGCGCCGACGACCATTCGAATCGCGGTAAACGTCCCGCGGCCGCGGTCCAGTGCAGCAGCGGCGGGTTAGTCGGTGGCCGAGTCGCCGTCGCCGTCGTCATCTTCGGGGCGGTTGTAGATGCCCGAAAGCCGCGGGAGCCGCTTGGACATCTCGACGTCGTTCTCGAACTTCCAACGCTTGCCGATCAGCTTGTGCTTCATCTTTTGGGTCGGCATCTCCCCGCCGCTCTTCTCCTGGAAGACTTCGCGCGCGACGTACAGAAACTGCTCGCCGCCCTCGTCACGCTTCTCGTCTTCCTCATCATCTTCCGGGTTCGCGAAGTCGGCGAGCGTGTCGGGGTTCGTGATCGCAGCGAGGTAAGCGGAGTGGCCTTGAGCAACGAGCCAACCCCGGAAGTAGAAGAAGCCGTCGTCCGAGCAGCCGCCCTGCATGAGGAAGGCAGCAGCCCACAAATCCCACATGTACGCGTGGCCGAGTTGCCGGTTGAACGCCTGCTCGAACGCGATCAGCTTTTCGGGCGGGAACGAACGCAG from Tepidisphaeraceae bacterium harbors:
- a CDS encoding DUF4240 domain-containing protein, which produces MDDAEFWNIIARGRRKTKGNMDRLEAAVRKDLRSFPPEKLIAFEQAFNRQLGHAYMWDLWAAAFLMQGGCSDDGFFYFRGWLVAQGHSAYLAAITNPDTLADFANPEDDEEDEKRDEGGEQFLYVAREVFQEKSGGEMPTQKMKHKLIGKRWKFENDVEMSKRLPRLSGIYNRPEDDDGDGDSATD